A genomic stretch from Kovacikia minuta CCNUW1 includes:
- a CDS encoding winged helix-turn-helix domain-containing protein has protein sequence MSFHKCGVEMPIRTVGLYLWRWGYSPQKPLKRAYEQDPEAVEEWLEHTYPSIEHRAKTEAAEIAWGDESGLRSDAQAGRGYAPIGETPEIHLSQKQRVRVNFIASVSNQGNS, from the coding sequence TTGTCATTTCACAAGTGTGGGGTTGAGATGCCGATCCGGACGGTGGGGTTGTATTTGTGGCGCTGGGGCTACAGTCCCCAGAAACCGCTCAAACGAGCTTATGAGCAAGACCCAGAAGCCGTAGAGGAGTGGTTAGAGCACACCTACCCGAGCATTGAGCACCGTGCCAAAACTGAAGCAGCCGAGATTGCGTGGGGGGATGAGTCAGGACTGCGCTCAGATGCTCAAGCAGGACGAGGATATGCACCGATTGGAGAAACACCTGAGATTCATCTGAGTCAGAAGCAACGAGTGCGAGTCAACTTCATTGCCAGCGTCAGCAACCAGGGTAACTCCTAA
- a CDS encoding ISL3 family transposase: MKGNQEDLPIFNLITTQTRPFFQQLLPDSSKHQLEHCELDTEEQQLTLSVLSTQHLAKCPVCGPRSARTHSRYQRTLADLPCVHFKLTLTVQVSKFFCDTPGCIRRIFTERIPDIAAPWARETVRLVQRLEAIGLALGGAAGARLSHQVGTEVCGSTLLNVLAKLPLPEFEVPKILGVDDFAFRKGQQYGTLLVDLERHRPLALLADRKAETLAQWLAQHPGVEVLSRDRSATYRRGMNEGAPNAEQVADRFHLMQNLQETLEKLLNGYSSQLKAVEEQWRQAKTSPETVVVIALPTATVDAQAQALANHQRRVEQDQEMRRLHQQQWTQRAIAKAVGVSERTVQRKLCSSGLAEVPVRRATFGRSILDSYKPKILAWWNDGIQESALLMVFLQQLGYTGSARTLMRYLKQLRQAQGIPPRRAISTPGAAKVSDPQLPPFTARRASFLIVKPEQHRDTEEVDLLARLVAAHPDLNKAVELAQEFSQLLRERRAEGFEPWLMKVFKSKLKPFQAFAKSLFEDYAAVRASMVLEVSNGMVEGFNNRLKMVKRQMYGRAGLELLRKRFIVA; the protein is encoded by the coding sequence ATGAAGGGAAATCAGGAGGATCTGCCTATCTTCAACTTAATTACGACTCAGACCCGACCGTTTTTTCAACAGTTATTGCCTGATTCCAGCAAACATCAGTTGGAACACTGTGAACTCGATACTGAGGAACAGCAGCTGACTTTGAGTGTGCTTTCCACCCAACATCTTGCAAAATGTCCGGTGTGTGGCCCCCGGTCTGCCCGTACTCACAGCCGTTATCAGCGCACCCTGGCTGATTTACCTTGTGTTCATTTCAAGTTGACTCTAACCGTGCAAGTCAGTAAGTTTTTCTGTGATACTCCAGGTTGCATTCGGCGTATTTTCACCGAGCGAATTCCTGACATTGCGGCCCCCTGGGCGAGGGAAACCGTTCGATTGGTGCAGCGACTCGAAGCGATTGGTCTGGCGTTAGGCGGTGCTGCGGGTGCGCGTTTGTCCCATCAAGTCGGTACTGAAGTTTGCGGCAGCACCCTGTTGAATGTGCTTGCAAAACTTCCTCTACCTGAATTTGAGGTGCCCAAAATCCTGGGAGTCGATGACTTTGCCTTTCGCAAAGGACAGCAATACGGCACCCTTCTGGTGGATCTCGAACGACATCGTCCGCTTGCGCTGCTAGCTGATCGCAAAGCAGAAACCTTAGCCCAATGGTTGGCCCAGCACCCAGGGGTGGAGGTGTTGTCACGAGACCGTTCGGCCACCTACCGCCGTGGGATGAACGAAGGCGCACCCAATGCGGAGCAGGTGGCGGATCGGTTCCATCTCATGCAGAACTTACAGGAGACTCTAGAGAAGCTGCTAAACGGCTACAGTTCTCAGTTGAAAGCGGTTGAAGAACAATGGCGACAAGCCAAAACATCCCCAGAGACAGTGGTCGTCATCGCCCTGCCAACCGCCACTGTCGATGCTCAAGCCCAAGCCTTGGCGAATCACCAACGTCGAGTCGAACAAGACCAGGAAATGAGAAGATTACACCAGCAACAATGGACGCAGCGGGCAATTGCCAAGGCGGTGGGGGTAAGTGAGCGAACGGTTCAACGTAAACTCTGCTCCTCTGGGCTGGCGGAGGTTCCTGTTCGACGAGCCACCTTTGGTCGCAGCATCCTCGACTCCTACAAGCCAAAGATTCTAGCGTGGTGGAATGATGGCATTCAGGAGAGCGCACTGTTAATGGTTTTCTTGCAACAACTGGGTTACACCGGGAGTGCCCGGACCCTGATGCGCTACCTCAAACAACTGCGGCAAGCCCAAGGCATACCACCGAGACGAGCCATCTCGACTCCAGGGGCAGCGAAAGTGAGCGACCCACAATTGCCACCCTTCACCGCACGTCGCGCTAGTTTTCTGATTGTTAAACCCGAACAGCATCGAGATACAGAAGAAGTCGATTTGTTGGCTCGCTTGGTCGCGGCACATCCAGATTTGAATAAAGCGGTTGAGTTAGCGCAGGAGTTTTCCCAATTGCTGCGCGAACGTAGGGCAGAAGGGTTTGAGCCTTGGCTGATGAAGGTGTTTAAGAGCAAACTCAAACCGTTTCAAGCCTTCGCAAAGAGTCTTTTTGAGGATTATGCTGCGGTGCGAGCCAGCATGGTTTTAGAGGTAAGCAATGGCATGGTCGAAGGCTTCAACAATCGCTTAAAGATGGTAAAACGGCAGATGTACGGACGGGCTGGTTTAGAGCTGCTGAGGAAGCGTTTTATCGTGGCTTAG